A DNA window from Deinococcus sonorensis KR-87 contains the following coding sequences:
- the hisD gene encoding histidinol dehydrogenase, protein MEYFKKAPPQAAAVSQEIRDTVSRIISDVEREGVDAVRRYSEKFDGFAPAEFRLSEQDIHAQLAGIDEEVTRAIDFSIQQVKHFAGLQRRTLIDFEEETLPGVTIGQKQIPVNAVGSYIPGGRYPILASAVMTIGVPKVAGVKRIVACAPVQRGTGRVNALQLYGMVKSGADEIYAIGGAQAMAAMAFGLDGAPPLEAVDMIVGAGNAYVAEAKRQLFGVVGIDLLAGPTEICILADESADPEKVAADLLAQAEHGTNSQSVLITTSRALAQAVTQEIERQLAALPTADAAGTSWRDYGEILLVDSDEEMVTVSDQVASEHLEVMTRDPDWYLQRLTNYGSLFLGQNATVAYGDKGIGTNHVLPTSRAARYTGGLWVGKFIKTVTWQRVADDANQTVAPPFIRMADTEGMIGHADSMRLRLR, encoded by the coding sequence ATGGAATACTTCAAGAAAGCCCCGCCTCAGGCCGCCGCCGTCAGCCAGGAAATCCGCGATACGGTGTCCCGGATCATCTCGGACGTGGAGCGTGAGGGTGTGGACGCCGTCCGCCGCTACAGCGAAAAGTTCGACGGCTTCGCCCCAGCCGAGTTCCGGCTCTCGGAACAGGACATTCACGCCCAGCTGGCCGGCATTGACGAGGAGGTCACGCGGGCCATCGACTTCAGCATTCAGCAGGTCAAACACTTCGCCGGGCTGCAGCGCCGCACCCTCATCGACTTCGAGGAGGAGACGCTGCCGGGCGTCACCATCGGCCAGAAGCAGATACCGGTGAACGCGGTCGGCTCGTACATCCCCGGCGGGCGCTACCCGATTCTGGCCTCCGCCGTGATGACCATCGGCGTGCCGAAGGTGGCGGGCGTGAAGCGCATCGTGGCGTGCGCACCGGTGCAGCGCGGCACCGGGCGGGTCAACGCACTTCAGCTGTACGGCATGGTCAAGAGCGGCGCCGACGAGATCTACGCGATTGGCGGCGCGCAAGCGATGGCGGCGATGGCCTTCGGGCTGGACGGCGCGCCCCCGCTGGAGGCGGTGGACATGATCGTGGGGGCCGGCAATGCCTACGTGGCGGAAGCGAAGCGGCAGCTGTTCGGCGTGGTGGGCATTGACCTGCTGGCCGGGCCCACCGAGATCTGCATCCTGGCGGACGAGAGCGCCGACCCGGAGAAGGTGGCGGCGGACCTGCTCGCGCAGGCGGAGCACGGCACCAACTCGCAGTCGGTGCTGATCACCACCTCACGGGCGCTGGCGCAGGCGGTCACGCAGGAGATCGAACGTCAGCTCGCGGCCCTGCCCACCGCCGACGCGGCGGGCACTTCCTGGCGCGACTACGGCGAGATCCTGCTGGTGGACTCGGACGAGGAGATGGTCACGGTGTCGGATCAGGTGGCCTCCGAGCACCTGGAGGTGATGACCCGGGACCCCGACTGGTACCTGCAGCGCCTGACCAACTACGGCTCGCTGTTCCTGGGCCAGAATGCCACGGTCGCTTACGGCGACAAGGGCATCGGCACCAACCACGTGCTGCCGACGAGCAGGGCGGCCCGGTATACCGGCGGGCTGTGGGTCGGCAAGTTCATCAAGACCGTCACGTGGCAGCGGGTCGCGGACGACGCGAACCAGACGGTGGCCCCGCCCTTCATCCGGATGGCGGACACCGAGGGCATGATCGGGCACGCCGACTCGATGCGCCTGCGGCTGCGGTAA
- a CDS encoding carbon-nitrogen hydrolase family protein produces the protein MSRVLPIAVVQDAPRSPDEPLSQFTAAVEAMVRSFPQTRLLVYPELHLFGDEVAREALDARAEPLDGTRLQTLAQLAGDLDVWLVPGSVCERGPQGQLFNTAVALSPAGQLAASYRKVFPWRPYEPFEAGDRFVTFDLPGIGRAGFSICFDAWFPEVTRHLAWMGAEVVLNLVRTTTCDRAQELVLARANAIVNQVFVVSVNCAGPLGTGLSVIVDPEGLVRTATSGADRAVLTDVLDLEHVTRVRQYGTAGLTRMWAQFSPGDPPLALPLYSGQLDPERWSPGWPDPLSEP, from the coding sequence GTGTCACGGGTGCTGCCCATCGCGGTGGTGCAGGACGCGCCGCGTTCACCGGACGAGCCGCTGAGCCAGTTCACGGCGGCGGTGGAGGCGATGGTCCGGTCCTTCCCGCAGACCCGGCTGCTGGTGTATCCGGAACTGCACCTGTTCGGAGACGAGGTGGCCAGAGAGGCGCTGGATGCACGCGCCGAACCCCTGGACGGAACGCGCCTCCAGACCCTGGCCCAGCTGGCGGGCGACCTGGACGTGTGGCTGGTCCCGGGCAGCGTGTGTGAGCGCGGGCCCCAGGGCCAGCTGTTCAACACGGCCGTGGCGCTGTCGCCGGCTGGACAGCTGGCGGCGTCCTACCGGAAGGTGTTTCCCTGGCGCCCCTACGAACCGTTCGAGGCGGGGGACCGCTTTGTGACCTTCGACCTGCCGGGCATTGGCCGGGCCGGCTTCTCGATCTGCTTCGACGCGTGGTTTCCCGAGGTGACGCGCCACCTAGCCTGGATGGGGGCGGAAGTGGTGCTCAACCTGGTCCGGACGACAACCTGCGACCGCGCTCAGGAGCTGGTCCTTGCCCGCGCCAACGCCATCGTCAACCAGGTGTTCGTGGTGAGCGTCAACTGCGCCGGGCCGCTCGGCACCGGCCTGAGCGTGATTGTGGACCCGGAAGGGCTGGTGCGGACGGCCACCAGCGGTGCGGACCGGGCGGTGTTGACCGATGTGCTGGACCTGGAGCACGTGACCCGGGTGCGCCAGTATGGAACGGCCGGCCTGACCCGGATGTGGGCACAGTTCAGCCCGGGTGACCCGCCCCTGGCCCTGCCGCTGTACTCAGGCCAGCTGGACCCGGAGCGCTGGAGCCCCGGCTGGCCCGATCCGCTGTCGGAACCATGA
- a CDS encoding alpha/beta fold hydrolase — translation MLLVPPTLIVLWLTGLFSIVLLGTGGWLVWEWYDNWAANLPANPRYLIWGAALLAVSLLGGPVVSLFLGRRPRPGEAPMQALTGGTVQQVVRPDGTRLHVESFGPEDAPVLLLTHGWGLSSAEWCYARQHLGERYRLLVWDLRGLGQSTAPHDHRYDLERMAGDLNAVLQLANGQQTILCGHSIGGMTTLTFCQQYPDALGSQVAGLVLTQTTPTNPVQTALGARLNRALQEPVLRPLCHLTVWLSPLVRIMNVLSALNGIMVLANHLLQFKGQETRQQLAFTTALLLRANPAVVARGMLGMLKYEARDVLPAIDVPTLVIAASSDRATLPEAAAYMTQHIAGAEQVTLSPAGHMGLVEHHEVWAQAVLSFATRCFKAGRPEVQPQTKV, via the coding sequence ATGCTCCTTGTCCCCCCCACCCTGATCGTGCTCTGGCTGACTGGCCTCTTTTCCATTGTCCTGCTGGGCACCGGGGGCTGGCTGGTGTGGGAGTGGTACGACAACTGGGCCGCCAACCTGCCGGCCAACCCCCGCTACCTGATCTGGGGCGCCGCGCTGCTCGCTGTCTCCCTGCTGGGGGGGCCCGTGGTGAGCTTGTTCCTGGGCCGCCGGCCCCGGCCCGGCGAAGCACCGATGCAGGCGCTGACAGGGGGGACCGTCCAGCAGGTCGTTCGTCCGGACGGAACCCGGCTCCATGTCGAGTCATTCGGTCCGGAAGACGCGCCGGTCCTGCTCCTGACCCACGGCTGGGGACTGAGCAGTGCCGAGTGGTGTTACGCACGCCAGCACCTCGGCGAACGCTACCGGCTGCTGGTCTGGGACCTGCGGGGCCTTGGACAGTCAACTGCCCCCCACGACCACCGCTACGATCTGGAGCGCATGGCTGGTGACCTGAACGCTGTGCTGCAACTGGCAAACGGGCAACAGACCATCCTGTGCGGACACAGCATTGGTGGGATGACGACCTTGACCTTCTGCCAGCAGTATCCGGACGCGCTGGGTTCTCAGGTGGCTGGCTTGGTTCTGACGCAGACGACGCCCACAAATCCTGTCCAGACTGCGCTGGGTGCGCGGCTGAACCGGGCGCTCCAGGAGCCGGTGCTGCGGCCGTTGTGTCATCTGACCGTCTGGCTCTCGCCGCTGGTCCGGATAATGAACGTCCTGAGCGCCCTCAACGGCATCATGGTGCTGGCGAATCACCTGCTCCAGTTCAAAGGGCAGGAGACCCGGCAGCAGCTGGCCTTTACGACCGCGCTGTTGCTGCGGGCCAACCCGGCGGTGGTGGCCCGCGGCATGCTAGGAATGCTGAAGTACGAAGCCAGGGACGTCCTGCCAGCCATTGATGTCCCTACGCTGGTGATCGCGGCATCGTCGGACCGGGCCACACTTCCAGAGGCGGCCGCGTATATGACACAGCACATTGCCGGAGCGGAACAGGTGACGCTCAGCCCAGCCGGCCACATGGGACTGGTCGAGCACCACGAGGTCTGGGCCCAGGCGGTGCTGAGCTTCGCCACCCGGTGTTTTAAAGCGGGCCGGCCGGAAGTACAGCCCCAAACCAAAGTCTAA
- a CDS encoding response regulator, which produces MLSAPDLLLVEDNNATGTLILSALSYVTPAPRCQIVPSGEAALSVLSAAEGPAQWPRLIVLDLILPGMSGFSLLRHLSDHPQLCRIPVVVLSVSHAEDDILASYKGYASSYLVKPHTFDDWVHMFQALLDFWLRTATLVPRRL; this is translated from the coding sequence ATGCTCAGCGCGCCGGATCTGCTGCTGGTTGAAGACAACAACGCCACGGGGACCCTGATTCTCAGCGCCCTGAGCTACGTGACGCCGGCCCCGCGCTGCCAGATCGTACCGTCGGGCGAGGCCGCGCTGTCTGTCCTGTCGGCCGCGGAAGGTCCAGCACAGTGGCCTCGCCTGATCGTGCTGGACCTGATCCTGCCTGGCATGTCGGGCTTCAGCCTGTTGCGGCATCTGTCAGACCATCCGCAGCTCTGCCGCATTCCTGTCGTGGTGCTCAGCGTGTCGCACGCAGAGGACGATATTCTGGCAAGTTACAAGGGGTACGCTTCCAGCTACCTCGTTAAACCGCACACCTTCGATGATTGGGTCCACATGTTCCAGGCCCTGCTGGATTTCTGGTTGCGAACCGCTACCCTGGTACCGCGCCGGCTGTAA
- a CDS encoding AIM24 family protein produces MSFRIQLHEEQSAGLKAELYAICKVTSQLVQGAAGSTPTFRELYTDTGQRQIKFTLRDDSVVLEPGILSYAHGRLRFEVIQQQPGQGGGFLGRAVRSAGTGESAYGTRISGSGEIWTEPTRKHFVFANMEGGDSMLVDDKAYYAAQGSLRLSTHQHAKVQGVLSGNGLMQPRLDGQGLLVIESPVSVHEIEVLDIPAGETVTVDGDMMLMYTATMNPRLGPLVKGLRNAVRSGEGLVYTLDGPGQVFLTPTLIAAGSLA; encoded by the coding sequence ATGAGTTTCCGTATCCAACTGCACGAAGAACAGAGCGCCGGCCTGAAAGCTGAACTCTATGCCATCTGCAAGGTCACGTCGCAGCTGGTGCAGGGAGCGGCTGGAAGCACGCCCACGTTCCGTGAACTCTACACCGACACCGGTCAGCGGCAGATCAAATTCACCCTGCGGGACGACAGCGTCGTTCTTGAACCCGGCATCCTCTCTTACGCACACGGTCGCCTGCGGTTTGAGGTCATCCAGCAGCAACCGGGGCAGGGTGGCGGGTTTCTCGGCCGCGCTGTGCGAAGCGCCGGCACCGGTGAATCTGCTTACGGCACGCGCATTTCCGGCAGCGGAGAAATCTGGACCGAACCGACCCGCAAGCACTTTGTCTTCGCCAATATGGAAGGCGGCGACAGCATGCTGGTGGACGACAAGGCCTACTACGCCGCTCAGGGCAGCCTGCGACTGAGCACCCACCAGCACGCCAAAGTGCAGGGGGTCCTGAGCGGCAATGGGCTGATGCAGCCTCGTCTGGATGGTCAGGGCCTGCTGGTGATCGAGTCTCCTGTCAGCGTGCATGAAATTGAGGTGCTGGACATCCCGGCCGGGGAAACGGTCACGGTGGACGGAGACATGATGCTGATGTACACCGCTACCATGAATCCCCGCCTGGGCCCTCTGGTCAAAGGCCTGCGCAACGCAGTACGCAGCGGTGAAGGGCTGGTATATACCCTGGACGGGCCTGGTCAGGTGTTTCTGACGCCCACCTTGATAGCGGCCGGCAGTCTGGCCTGA